The following are from one region of the Tachysurus fulvidraco isolate hzauxx_2018 chromosome 24, HZAU_PFXX_2.0, whole genome shotgun sequence genome:
- the myclb gene encoding protein L-Myc-1b encodes MPGISASLLPYACWDMGEPDQYQHYFYDDHDPDEDVFKSTAPSEDIWKKFELVPTPPMSPVRRVDETAVCPSLGDKLELVSHFLGQDDEQEAQCNLSSIILQDCMWSGFSATQRLEKAVSEHMLCQGVAKVPLVPQIPPSRSQSGHVESLSLNNPMADCVDPAAVLTFPLSGCKKQVSSGSESHTDSSDDEEIDVVTVEHKHGKSRAVNSRKPVTITVRADPHDPCTKRFHISIHQQQHNYAAPSPDLEPPRKRIRQETSQTRPGSTFQELESKPHTPVASVSIPTHSTTTTSSPLASSHHGLKSQPASPQSSDSEDMDRRKNHNFLERKRRNDLRSRFLALRDEIPGLVDCPKTPKVVILTKATEYLHLLHATDKQKAQEKKHLKNRHQQLLRRIAELKRF; translated from the exons ATGCCGGGAATCAGCGCAAGCCTTTTACCCTATGCATGCTGGGACATGGGGGAGCCGGATCAGTACCAACATTACTTCTATGATGACCATGATCCAGATGAAGATGTCTTTAAGTCAACTGCACCCAGTGAGGACATCTGGAAGAAGTTTGAGCTGGTGCCCACACCGCCCATGTCTCCCGTGAGGAGGGTGGATGaaacagctgtgtgtccatCTCTGGGGGACAAACTTGAGTTGGTGTCACACTTCCTTGGCCAGGATGATGAGCAAGAGGCCCAGTGTAACCTCAGCTCCATAATTTTACAGGACTGCATGTGGAGCGGCTTTTCAGCCACTCAAAGGCTTGAAAAGGCTGTCAGTGAGCACATGTTATGCCAGGGTGTGGCCAAGGTGCCTCTTGTCCCACAGATTCCCCCTTCGAGGTCACAGAGTGGTCACGTGGAGTCGTTATCTCTCAACAATCCGATGGCCGACTGTGTGGATCCGGCTGCTGTGTTGACCTTCccgctgagcggctgcaagaaGCAGGTGTCCTCTGGCTCCgagtcacacacagactcttctG ATGATGAGGAGATTGATGTCGTGACGGTGGAACACAAGCATGGCAAGTCACGGGCAGTGAACTCACGCAAGCCGGTTACCATCACGGTGCGCGCTGACCCCCACGACCCATGCACAAAGCGCTTCCACATCTCCATCCACCAACAGCAACACAACTATGCCGCCCCGTCCCCTGATTTAGAGCCCCCTCGCAAGAGGATCCGCCAGGAGACCTCCCAGACCCGGCCAGGATCCACATTCCAAGAGCTCGAGAGCAAACCGCACACACCTGTTGCATCTGTTTCCATtcccacacactccacaacaACCACCTCATCACCCCTCGCCTCATCCCATCATGGCCTTAAATCGCAGCCGGCCAGCCCTCAAAGCTCAGACAGCGAAGACATGGACAGACGCAAAAACCACAATTTCCTGGAGAGGAAGAGACGCAACGACCTGCGTTCACGCTTCCTGGCCCTGAGAGACGAGATTCCCGGCCTCGTGGACTGTCCGAAGACACCCAAAGTGGTGATTCTGACCAAGGCGACTGAGTACCTGCATCTGCTACATGCCACAGACAAGCAAAAAGCCCAGGAGAAGAAGCATCTCAAAAACAGGCATCAACAGCTCCTTCGGAGGATAGCAGAACTGAAACGCTTTTAA